In one Bacteroidota bacterium genomic region, the following are encoded:
- a CDS encoding glycoside hydrolase family 30 protein, with translation MKSVGNLLIVILIVVYGGCSMKQKKLSLEVYETSASGNKLKQITDFPEEESKEIIKIFPETKFQTIEGFGGSFTESSAYLLNQLSEEKRNQIIDAYFGTNGAKYSLTRTHINSCDFSLKNYSYAPVEGDKDLQNFSIDEDRDDIIPMIKQAMEKSENGFKIIASPWTAPPWMKDNKSWVGGKLLPEYYDTWALFFSKYLTEYKKEGIDIWGVTVENEPLGNGNNWESMHFNAEEMVDFVKNHLGQKLETDGHDTKIFGYDQNRGEELVEWAKIMFADEESSKYFYGTAIHWYASTTDWFPESLNFTHEIAPNKHIIQSEACVDSEVPHWKEDEWYWKKEATDWGLDWAPDKDKHKHPKYAPVYRYARDIIGCLNNWVEGWIDWNMVLDRQGGPNWFKNWCVAPVIVDPELDEVYFTPLYYTIAHFSKFIKPNSERIGFENTDKDLMLTAVKNPDGSIVVIVLNMSLKAKNFKLSIEDKQAEVKISPQAIQTIVLK, from the coding sequence ATGAAATCAGTTGGAAATTTATTAATCGTAATACTCATCGTAGTTTATGGAGGATGCAGCATGAAACAAAAAAAACTATCGCTTGAAGTTTACGAAACATCAGCCAGCGGAAATAAACTTAAACAAATAACTGATTTCCCGGAGGAAGAGTCCAAAGAAATCATCAAAATATTTCCTGAAACAAAATTTCAAACTATCGAAGGCTTTGGTGGCTCATTTACCGAATCTTCTGCATATTTGCTAAATCAGCTAAGCGAAGAAAAACGAAATCAAATTATTGATGCATATTTTGGAACAAATGGAGCAAAATATTCTCTAACACGAACACATATAAATTCCTGCGATTTCTCTTTGAAGAATTATTCTTATGCACCTGTGGAAGGCGATAAAGATTTGCAGAATTTCTCAATTGATGAAGATCGTGATGATATAATCCCAATGATTAAACAAGCCATGGAGAAATCTGAAAATGGTTTCAAAATAATAGCATCGCCCTGGACGGCACCTCCTTGGATGAAGGACAACAAAAGTTGGGTTGGAGGAAAATTATTGCCGGAATATTACGATACCTGGGCTTTGTTTTTCTCGAAATATTTAACTGAATATAAAAAAGAAGGAATTGATATTTGGGGAGTAACTGTCGAAAACGAACCTCTCGGAAATGGCAACAATTGGGAAAGCATGCACTTTAATGCCGAAGAAATGGTCGATTTTGTAAAAAATCACCTTGGGCAAAAACTTGAAACAGATGGCCACGACACGAAAATTTTCGGTTACGATCAAAATCGTGGCGAGGAATTAGTCGAGTGGGCGAAGATTATGTTTGCAGACGAAGAATCTTCAAAATATTTCTACGGAACTGCCATACACTGGTATGCAAGCACAACCGATTGGTTTCCCGAATCCTTAAATTTTACTCACGAAATTGCTCCAAACAAACATATAATTCAATCGGAAGCATGTGTCGACTCGGAAGTTCCACATTGGAAAGAAGACGAATGGTACTGGAAAAAAGAAGCAACCGACTGGGGCTTGGATTGGGCTCCAGATAAAGACAAACATAAACATCCAAAATATGCTCCTGTGTATCGATATGCAAGAGATATTATTGGTTGTTTGAATAATTGGGTTGAAGGCTGGATAGACTGGAACATGGTTCTCGACAGACAAGGCGGACCAAACTGGTTTAAAAACTGGTGTGTTGCACCTGTAATTGTCGATCCGGAACTCGACGAAGTTTACTTCACGCCTCTATATTACACTATTGCTCATTTTAGCAAATTCATAAAACCAAATTCGGAAAGGATAGGTTTTGAAAATACCGACAAAGATTTGATGCTTACAGCAGTAAAAAATCCTGATGGATCAATTGTAGTTATTGTCTTAAATATGAGTCTGAAAGCCAAAAACTTTAAACTTTCAATTGAAGATAAGCAAGCTGAAGTAAAAATTAGTCCACAAGCAATTCAGACAATTGTGCTAAAGTAA
- a CDS encoding beta-glucosidase: protein MGRYLSSIIFMSGILLFVSCGNVKNEGKNKIEELIQQMTLEEKVGQMTNIGLTAVCKGPFWSNADSLEIDIEKLNKLILKYHIGSIQNKGKYPPTKEEWYNIISQIQDFTLEKSRLKIPILFGNDGVHGANYTASSTLFPHQIACAATWNAKHAEKMGEITAYEMRASSIPWNYAPVLDISLQPLWGRIFETFGEDTYLTTQMTNSFIKGSQGNSLSDNTKAAVCLKHFIGYGNPNNGKDRGTANIVENELRQYYLPPFEEGIRSGAKTIMINSGSVNGIPGLVNHHLITDLLKGELEFHGFVISDWDDLTKLVYAHNVAKDNKEAAKLAVLAGMDMCMVPYNESFAIDIVELVKQGEIPIERIDDAVRRILKVKFELGLFEKPYTSPEQYPLFASEEFSNASYEAAKECITLLKNENETLPIDKTKKILVCGPTANSINFLNGAWSRTWSGQEENYNDTNKATILDAIIEKAGKNNVHYGQGTSFTEDINIDSTVFLSQECDIIIACIGEKPATEKPSDIEELELSEVQLKLIKNLAATGKPIVLLLLEGRPRIIREIEVLSKAIIMAYLPGQEGGKAIADLLFGDCNPSGRLPYTYPRYSGSILKYNYKGMDAMDKEFSLGGFNPQYEFGEGLSYTSFEYSEPTLSDSIFSKGDTITIEVEITNTGEIFGKEVIQLYTRDHFATISPDIKRLARFKKIGLKAGESKSIKFKLSTDDFAFVGTDNKWITEPGEFSILIGGRPSELQTKSFFLK from the coding sequence ATGGGAAGATATTTATCTTCAATAATATTTATGAGCGGGATTTTGCTTTTCGTCTCTTGTGGAAATGTGAAGAATGAAGGGAAAAACAAAATTGAGGAGCTTATTCAGCAAATGACCTTAGAAGAAAAGGTTGGTCAAATGACTAATATTGGTCTAACAGCGGTTTGTAAAGGACCGTTTTGGAGCAATGCTGATTCGCTTGAAATTGATATTGAAAAATTAAATAAATTGATTTTGAAGTATCATATTGGCTCAATTCAAAACAAAGGAAAATATCCGCCAACAAAAGAAGAATGGTACAATATTATTAGTCAAATTCAGGATTTTACCTTAGAAAAATCTCGATTAAAGATTCCAATATTATTTGGAAACGATGGAGTTCACGGTGCAAATTATACAGCTTCATCAACATTATTTCCGCATCAAATTGCATGTGCCGCAACTTGGAATGCAAAACATGCTGAAAAAATGGGCGAAATTACAGCCTACGAAATGAGAGCCTCATCTATCCCATGGAATTATGCACCGGTGCTCGATATTTCATTACAACCATTGTGGGGAAGAATATTTGAAACTTTTGGTGAAGATACTTATTTGACTACACAAATGACAAATTCTTTCATTAAAGGATCGCAAGGAAATAGTTTGTCAGACAATACAAAAGCCGCAGTATGTTTGAAACATTTTATTGGATATGGAAATCCCAACAATGGAAAAGATCGTGGGACTGCAAATATTGTTGAAAATGAACTTCGACAATATTATCTGCCTCCATTTGAGGAAGGAATTCGCTCTGGGGCAAAAACAATTATGATAAATTCCGGTTCCGTAAATGGAATTCCAGGTTTAGTCAATCATCATTTAATAACTGATTTGTTGAAAGGTGAATTAGAATTTCATGGTTTTGTAATTTCAGATTGGGACGATCTTACAAAATTAGTATATGCTCATAATGTAGCTAAAGATAATAAAGAAGCTGCGAAATTAGCAGTTTTGGCAGGTATGGATATGTGTATGGTTCCTTACAATGAAAGTTTTGCAATAGATATTGTTGAATTGGTCAAACAGGGCGAAATCCCAATTGAACGCATAGATGATGCTGTTCGTAGGATATTAAAAGTGAAATTTGAGTTAGGATTATTTGAAAAACCTTATACATCACCAGAACAATATCCTTTATTTGCTTCAGAAGAATTTTCAAATGCAAGCTACGAAGCTGCCAAAGAGTGTATTACCTTATTAAAAAATGAAAATGAAACTCTGCCAATCGACAAAACAAAAAAGATTCTAGTGTGCGGACCAACTGCAAACTCAATAAACTTCTTAAATGGTGCATGGTCAAGAACATGGAGTGGACAGGAGGAGAATTATAACGATACTAACAAAGCTACCATTCTAGATGCAATTATAGAAAAAGCTGGGAAAAATAATGTACACTATGGACAAGGAACAAGCTTTACTGAAGATATAAATATTGATAGCACAGTTTTTCTTTCGCAAGAATGCGATATAATAATAGCTTGTATTGGAGAAAAACCAGCTACCGAAAAACCAAGCGACATAGAGGAATTGGAGCTTTCAGAAGTGCAATTGAAATTAATAAAAAATCTTGCTGCCACAGGAAAACCAATTGTTTTGCTACTTCTTGAAGGAAGACCAAGAATCATTCGTGAAATTGAAGTTTTGTCTAAGGCAATTATAATGGCTTATTTGCCCGGACAAGAAGGTGGAAAAGCTATTGCAGATTTGCTTTTCGGCGATTGCAATCCAAGTGGCAGATTGCCATATACTTATCCCCGATATTCAGGTTCAATCTTGAAATATAATTATAAAGGAATGGATGCTATGGATAAAGAATTTAGTCTTGGCGGTTTTAATCCTCAATATGAATTTGGCGAAGGACTAAGTTATACAAGTTTTGAATATTCCGAACCTACTCTAAGCGATAGTATTTTTTCAAAAGGAGATACAATTACCATCGAAGTGGAGATTACAAATACAGGAGAAATTTTCGGAAAAGAAGTTATTCAGTTATACACTCGCGACCATTTTGCAACAATTTCTCCAGATATAAAACGATTAGCAAGATTTAAAAAAATTGGATTGAAAGCCGGAGAGTCAAAATCTATAAAATTCAAACTAAGTACTGATGATTTTGCATTTGTAGGGACAGATAATAAATGGATAACTGAACCGGGAGAATTTTCAATATTAATTGGTGGCAGACCTTCGGAATTACAAACAAAAAGTTTTTTCTTAAAATAA
- a CDS encoding glycosyl hydrolase gives MLANRDRVLSLTGENVLNKTKSELIEMFHKALKTKMHGLCFSPYLDGQMPGTPLSEKQIRRRLEIIKPYTKWVRSFSCTEGNEMIPRIAHEYGLKTFVGAWLGKNEKINKQEIENLIHLAKDGFANIISVGNEVMYRGDLTEEELLEEIYNVKKEVSDIPVGYVDAYYEFENRPKITEACDLILANCYPFWEGCSLEYSLLYMKDMFRRAVKAGNGKKVIISETGWPNKGEKFYGSVPSEVNALKYFLNTQQWSAEDDIDIFYFSSFDESWKIDDEGDVGAFWGLWDIAEKLKY, from the coding sequence ATGCTGGCTAACAGAGACAGAGTATTATCTCTAACAGGAGAAAATGTTTTAAATAAAACAAAGAGTGAGCTTATTGAAATGTTTCATAAGGCTTTAAAAACCAAAATGCACGGCCTGTGTTTCAGCCCCTATCTTGATGGACAAATGCCCGGAACACCATTGTCTGAAAAGCAAATCAGAAGAAGGTTAGAAATAATTAAACCTTACACAAAGTGGGTGCGTTCTTTTTCTTGTACCGAAGGAAACGAAATGATTCCTCGAATTGCTCATGAATATGGTTTGAAAACCTTTGTCGGTGCATGGTTAGGCAAGAATGAAAAAATAAATAAGCAAGAAATTGAAAACTTAATACACCTTGCTAAAGATGGCTTTGCAAATATTATTTCTGTAGGAAATGAAGTGATGTACCGTGGAGATTTGACGGAGGAAGAATTGTTAGAAGAAATATATAATGTAAAAAAAGAAGTTTCTGATATTCCTGTTGGATATGTTGATGCGTATTATGAATTTGAAAATCGGCCAAAAATCACCGAAGCTTGTGATCTTATTCTGGCAAATTGTTACCCATTTTGGGAGGGGTGCAGCCTCGAATATTCACTTCTCTACATGAAAGATATGTTTCGCAGAGCAGTAAAAGCAGGAAATGGCAAAAAGGTAATTATCAGTGAAACAGGCTGGCCAAACAAAGGCGAAAAGTTTTATGGTTCGGTACCATCCGAAGTAAATGCACTGAAATATTTTCTGAATACGCAGCAGTGGTCTGCCGAAGACGATATCGATATTTTCTATTTCTCATCTTTCGATGAATCGTGGAAAATTGATGACGAAGGAGATGTTGGTGCTTTTTGGGGGCTTTGGGATATTGCCGAAAAACTCAAATATTAA